TGACGAGTTGATACAATATTTGGAAGAGCTGTCGAAATTGCGGCTGACGCCGGCGGAGCAGGCGGCGGCGAAGGAAGATCTGGGGAAGATCTTGGGGTATATGCAGACGCTGTCAACGCTCGATACGGAGGGCGTCGAGGGGCTGTCGCACCCACTGGCGAATGAAAATGTCTTTCGGGAGGACGCCGCGCGCCCCAGCGCCGCGCGTGAGACG
The DNA window shown above is from Oscillospiraceae bacterium and carries:
- the gatC gene encoding Asp-tRNA(Asn)/Glu-tRNA(Gln) amidotransferase subunit GatC, yielding MGMTIDDELIQYLEELSKLRLTPAEQAAAKEDLGKILGYMQTLSTLDTEGVEGLSHPLANENVFREDAARPSAARETILGNAPRQKDGCFVVPKTVE